The Podospora pseudocomata strain CBS 415.72m chromosome 1 map unlocalized CBS415.72m_1, whole genome shotgun sequence genome has a segment encoding these proteins:
- a CDS encoding uncharacterized protein (COG:U; EggNog:ENOG503P1XW), whose protein sequence is MSATTIQSLKVLVESIILDPKYHDILTVVKGARNGAVYGAKVRFPHALVMIMLFRSGTFREKVRLIFNATKTHALNLAKFATIYKSTCLLLKLYGATPGKEGPYDSFIAGLLGGYVVFGQRSKRGKISSVSQQIVIYIFARVALALARLAVKPGYGLPGVSEPKQSAAISHYAWPVFASMSWAAVMHLFRWHAAELQPSLRSSMVYIYQNSDDWDGLRNFIWHNK, encoded by the exons ATgtcagccaccaccatccagaGCCTCAAG GTTCTTGTAGAGAGCATCATTCTCGACCCAAAATACCATGACATCCTCACAGTTGTCAAGGGCGCACGCAATGGCGCTGTCTACGGCGCAAAAGTCCGCTTTCCACATGCCTTGGT GATGATAATGCTCTTTCGCTCCGGAAC ATTCCGTGAGAAAGTACGACTCATTTTCAATGCTACAAAAACACACGCCCTGAATTTGGCAAAGTTTGCGACGATATACAAGTCAACATGCTTGCTTCTGAAGCTGTACGGGGCTACGCCGGGCAAAGAAG GCCCTTATGACAGCTTTATTGCCGGTCTTTTAGGCGGCTACGTTGTGTTTGGCCAGCGATCCAAGCGCGGCAAGATCTCGAGCGTCAGCCAGCAAATCGTCATCTACATCTTTGCGCGCGTCgcgctggcgctggcgcGTCTGGCAGTCAAGCCCGGGTATGGTCTTCCAGGGGTGTCAGAACCGAAGCAGAGTGCGGCGATCAGTCACTATGCCTGGCCAGTCTTTGCCAGCATGTCATGGGCAGCCGTGATGCATCTCTTCAGATGGCATGCCGCCGAACTGCAGCCTAGCTTGCGCAGCAGCATGGTTTACATCTACCAGAATTCTGACGACTGGGACGGGCTACGGAACTTTATATGGCACAACAAATGA
- a CDS encoding uncharacterized protein (COG:O; EggNog:ENOG503P1J7) has translation MFWHKSSPALKMGILGPGTGTAKKLPSNNLLGTPPDTPESSPAPDLQPMATPKLRGALLQQPLPTPPDTGLALNVPKAHDFGSFMDITTPPEVEETPATPTTEDWPESPTSQLTQEALRFWGEDFSDTASTVLTTPSKAPFTPSKSGYRYPHHVDDLIFDCEDSPETPDTQLTQEASRFWDDTPDTPFTAPSSAPSLAGTPSKPLPGKTRHLLPREPGLKTPLPCNNCGSLISPNHQHPLQCTHLLCSTCTRQTLITSLISKPFVPAACPCSASTPIPKSTLRQSVTYLQFMAYADKLTENSIPADQRLYCHNPQCKRFINPKLDVKKGGKVGTCGHCGGNTCKRCGQKGHMFGVSQQTCKLSTSTRRKKERMRG, from the coding sequence ATGTTTTGGCATAAGTCATCGCCAGCTCTCAAGATGGGAATCCTCGGGCCCGGGACCGGCACTGCGAAAAAGCTTCCCTCGAACAACTTACTGGGCACGCCTCCTGATACCCCTGAGTCGAGTCCTGCCCCAGATTTGCAGCCTATGGCCACCCCCAAACTGCGGGGGGctctcctccagcaaccACTACCCACGCCCCCAGACACTGGGCTTGCGCTCAATGTCCCGAAAGCTCATGATTTTGGATCCTTCATGGATATCACAACACCTCCAGAAGTTGAAGAAACGCCTGCGACCCCGACAACAGAAGACTGGCCAGAAAGTCCCACCTCCCAGCTTACCCAAGAAGCCttgaggttttggggagAAGACTTCTCAGACACAGCCTCAACAGTActcacaacaccatccaaagctcccttcaccccctcaaaatcAGGATACCGCTATCCACACCACGTCGACGACCTAATCTTCGACTGCGAAGACTCTCCCGAGACCCCAGACACTCAGCTAACCCAAGAAGCCTCCCGCTTCTGGGACGACACCCCCGACACCCCCTTCACAgccccctcctcagcacCATCCCTAGCAGGAACCCCATCAAAACCTCTCCCAGGAAAAACCCGCCACTTGCTGCCCAGAGAACCCGGCctcaaaacccccctcccatgcAACAACTGCGGCTCTCTAATctcacccaaccaccaacaccccctccaatgCACCCATCTCCTCTGTTCCACCTGCACGAGGCaaaccctcatcacctccctcatctccaaacCCTTCGTCCCAGCAGCCTGTCCTTGCTCTGCCTCGACCCCGATCCCGAAATCCACCCTCCGACAATCAGTGACCTACCTCCAATTCATGGCCTACGCCGACAAACTCACCGAAAACTCCATTCCTGCCGACCAGAGGTTGTACTGCCACAACCCCCAATGCAAAAGATTCATCAACCCGAAGCTGGACGTGAAAAAGGGAGGGAAAGTAGGGACGTGTGGGCATTGTGGGGGAAATACGTGCAAGAGGTGTGGGCAGAAGGGGCATATGTTTGGGGTTAGTCAGCAGACTTGTAAGTTATCTACCTCAACGAGGagaaagaaggagaggatgagaggCTGA
- a CDS encoding uncharacterized protein (EggNog:ENOG503P1UE; COG:S), whose amino-acid sequence MITKAAASYMNGQLSTNIDSAYGYVSFLAQFARQVRDIEIIRQDWRNPSKLVSLLPLLRQFRIRNATDPRDKVYALIGMVQYWGGQHKIAPDYNLDVTNVYWQVSITVIKNMQSLEVLCGTPNATSDGDPRLTHPGHPSWVIDWSYRPSATENIRLETQGFYDASSHLPPGQVRLHGRLLLEVEGVELDRIHWVCDEVVNSHHGRDGGARRWREVVKSWEELVVEVLGDDNRPYAGGGTVGNAFWRTICGNIEYTHAGISLAGDDVSSAYAKWRSVDFHHRRTTSIVGDHLQEPVFNAKHGMTEKELESEKRNAFHYAVRFACSDRKFFITDKGYIGTGPRGVSSGDRVSVVSGSRVPLILRPSTQEVGCNHRVVEALIKRPEDRVFYQAGEEAKQMMKQGDSVCNELHRGLYNLIGDAYVHGAMDGCFFGDVR is encoded by the exons ATGATCACGAAAGCAGCGGCGTCATATATGAACGGCCAGCTTTCTACAAACATCGACTCGGCCTACGGATACGTATCATTCTTGGCACAATTTGCACGGCAAGTAAGAGATATCGAGATCATCCGACAGGACTGGCGAAACCCATCAAAGCTCGTTTCACTGCTTCCTCTGCTCCGACAGTTCAGGATACGGAATGCAACAGACCCCAGAGATAAGGTGTATGCACTCATCGGCATGGTCCAGTATTGGGGTGGCCAACACAAGATTGCTCCCGACTACAACCTCGACGTGACAAATGTTTACTGGCAGGTGTCTATCACAGTCATCAAAAACATGCAGTCGCTTGAGGTTCTGTGTGGCACACCAAACGCCACAAGTGACGGCGACCCACGGCTCACCCATCCAGGGCATCCCTCCTGGGTGATAGACTG GAGTTACAGACCAAGTGCCACCGAAAACATCCGCCTTGAAACACAAGGATTCTATGATGCCTCAAGCCACCTGCCCCCCGGCCAAGTTCGTCTTCACGGCCGGCTCCTATTAGAGGTAGAAGGAGTTGAGCTCGATCGGATCCATTGGGTCTGCGACGAAGTAGTCAACTCCCATCACGGCAGAGACGGTGGCGCCAGACGATGGCGAGAGGTCGTGAAGAGTTGGGAAGAGCTAGTCGTCGAGGTCCTAGGAGACGACAATCGACCATATGCCGGTGGAGGAACCGTTGGCAATGCCTTTTGGCGCACTATCTGCGGAAACATTGAATACACCCACGCTGGAATATCCCTCGCTGGGGACGATGTGTCGTCCGCATACGCCAAATGGCGAAGCGTCGACTTTCACCATAGAAGAACGACATCAATCGTTGGTGATCACCTGCAGGAGCCGGTCTTCAATGCCAAGCATGGGATGActgagaaggagttggagtCTGAAAAGAGGAACGCGTTCCACTACGCCGTCAGGTTTGCGTGTAGTGATAGGAAGTTCTTTATCACGGATAAGGGCTACATCGGGACTGGCCCTCGCGGCGTAAGCAGTGGTGATAGGGTTTCTGTTGTGTCGGGGAGCCGGGTACCGCTGATATTGCGACCTTCAACACAAGAGGTAGGGTGCAACCATAGAGTGGTTGAGGCGTTGATCAAGCGGCCCGAAGACCGAGTGTTCTACCAGGCTGGTGAAGAAGCCAAACAGATGATGAAACAAGGAGATAGCGTCTGCAACGAGTTGCATCGGGGACTGTATAATCTGATAGGGGATGCTTATGTTCATGGGGCTATGGATGGG TGTTTCTTCGGTGACGTTAGATAG
- a CDS encoding uncharacterized protein (COG:O; EggNog:ENOG503G838), with the protein MAPQTYDCQICLSPFTSPLSPLPPFALPGCNHFHCPRCLSENLAQSLKSLPFKPATCCTQATFIPPSVFRRREFGIPRDSVRLYRQKITEYQASYPTSPASRRRRQQTPPEMVQGLSRVRIVLYGAPMPLKVNLPTYCHDAKCGAFIPEVLGGRCRRCKKRTCEICKMGMHLGQGGCRKEDLFRIEERTEVRRLAAMKLVTLDVKNVKAASRSEREKMKREKREKREREKELWALTRALMREKEWERCPRCKNGVEKTEGCNHMICVCGIDWCYRCERIWGASHIIGVGACAGEFRGRTSL; encoded by the exons ATGGCACCCCAAACCTACGACTGTCAAATCTGCCTCAGCCcattcacctcccccctctccccccttcctccctttGCCCTCCCGGGATGTAACCACTTCCACTGCCCCCGCTGCCTCTCGGAAAACCTAGCCCAATCCCTCaaatccctccccttcaaacCAGCCACCTGCTGCACCCAGGCAACCTTCATCCCTCCCTCTGTCTTCCGCCGCCGGGAGTTTGGTATACCACGAGACAGCGTGCGCCTCTATCGACAGAAAATAACAGAGTACCAAGCCTCCTATCCCACGTCACCTGCGTCAAGACGAAGGAGGCAGCAGACACCACCGGAAATGGTACAGGGTTTGTCAAGGGTGAGGATTGTGCTTTATGGAGCGCCGATGCCGCTGAAGGTCAATTTGCCAACTTACTGCCATGATGCGAAATGCGGGGCGTTTATACcggaggttttggggggaaggtgtAGGAGGTGCAAGAAGAGGACGTGTGAGATTTGTAAGATGGGGATGCACCTCGGGCAGGGCGGCTGTAGGAAGGAGGATTTGTTTAGGATTGAGGAGAGGAccgaggtgaggaggttggctgCTATGAAGCTTGTTACCTTGGATGTGAAAAACGTTAAGGCGGCAAGCaggagtgagagagagaaaatg aagagggagaagagagagaagagggagagggagaaggagttgtGGGCGCTGAcgagggcgttgatgagggaaaaggagtgggagaggtgtCCGCGGTGTAAGAATGGGGTTGAGAAGACGGAGGGGTGTAATCATATGATTTGCGTTTGTGGGATCGATTGGTGCTATCGTTGCGAGAGGATTTGGGGGGCTAGTCATATCATTGGGGTGGGGGCTTGTGCTGGGGAGTTTAGAGGCAGGACTTCCCTTTGA
- a CDS encoding uncharacterized protein (EggNog:ENOG503P65Q), with product MHIPNRLWVEPWKYELNIRRDNINSIDGAYNKPIDCFLDCYQHDIDGFQNRSNIINGPQQLFQPRNRATVKCRNHWYCAGKLWRWALSRRFRVGGFFFFLRRKQRSKPDNHPILPDKATPETPVSFPRPLEGKTTHSSVLASGRSPGLALHSYLLDGPGDSEIGSEFNDLGFLLKSHVDDCYHRKPVSYGLVSIKQSLEGLGLDEWTQEQIAKSALDPRQRHAAIRSFMSRVIFSALDIQSISGHSLLPPEVVAFVKALPPTVKSQSLRSPTTQVLDMWRRCSAFLLHEDRQERTLLPPPQGSQWQVKELQRALDKFLVHFLDEHTQVRQNQGEDLNAVIQEFVKFGYVVFSHSCSWRYSFEAEHTCSSKGIVMMPGLERLTRRNGEVLEKPLVMVPPLFENTH from the exons ATGCATATACCCAATCGTTTATGGGTCGAACCTTGGAAATACGAACTCAATATCCGACGCGATAACATCAATAGCATCGACGGCGCCTACAACAAACCAATCGACTGCTTCCTTGATTGCTACCAGCACGATATCGACGGATTCCAAAACCgatccaacatcatcaacggtCCCCAACAACTCTTTCAACCGCGCAATCGGGCGACCGTCAAGTGCAGAAATCATTGGTATTGCGCTGGGAAGCTTTGGCGCTGGGCTCTCTCTCGCAGGTTTCGTGtggggggtttttttttttttttgagacGGAAACAAAGATCGAAGCCTGATAATCATCCAATTCTTCCCGACAAAGCAACCCCCGAGACTCCAGTTTCTTTCCCCAGGCCACTCGAGGGGAAAACCACACATTCTTCGGTTCTTGCCTCAGGCCGCTCGCCTGGTCTCGCACTTCACAGTTACCTGCTGGATGGCCCAGGGGACAGCGAGATTGGCTCCGAGTTCAATGATCTTGGATTTCTGTTGAAGAGCCATGTTGATGATTGCTACCATCGAAAGCCTGTGTCCTATGGCCTTGTTTCTATCAAGCAGTCACTCGAAGGGCTGGGTTTGGACGAGTGGACCCAGGAACAAATCGCCAAATCGGCTTTGGATCCCAGACAGCGCCATGCGGCCATTCGAAGCTTCATGTCACGCGTCATTTTTTCTGCCCTTGATATCCAAAGCATCTCTGGACATTCTTTGCTTCCTCCCGAGGTCGTGGCATTCGTCAAGGCATTGCCTCCTACAGTGAAATCTCAAAGCCTAAGGTCACCAA CGACCCAAGTGTTGGACATGTGGCGTCGATGTTCTGCTTTCCTCCTTCATGAGGACAGACAAGAAAGGACACTCTTGCCTCCCCCACAAGGCAGCCAATGGCAAGTGAAGGAACTGCAAAGGGCCCTTGATAAGTTCTTGGTGCATTTCCTTGATGAGCACACCCAGGTTCGACAGAATCAAGGCGAGGATTTGAATGCAGTCATTCAAGAGTTTGTCAAGTTTGGCTACGTGGTCTTTTCCCACTCTTGTAGTTGGCGATATTCATTTGAAGCAGAGCACACGTGCTCGTCAAAAGGAATTGTGATGATGCCTGGACTTGAAAGGTTAACACGTCGGAATGGCGAAGTACTAGAAAAGCCCCTGGTGATGGTTCCACCCCTGTTTGAGAACACTCACTAA